Proteins from a single region of Trichoderma asperellum chromosome 3, complete sequence:
- the PTC2 gene encoding Protein phosphatase 2C 2 yields MGQTLSEPVVEKTSEKGEDDRLLYGVSAMQGWRISMEDAHTAELNLPAPDNDTKTHPDRLAFFGVYDGHGGDKVALFAGENIHNIVFKQDSFKTGNYAQGLKDGFLATDRAILNDPKYEEEVSGCTACVSLIAGNKIYVANAGDSRGVLGIKGRAKPLSNDHKPQLETEKNRITAAGGFVDFGRVNGNLALSRAIGDFEFKKSAELSPENQIVTAYPDVEEHDLTEEDEFLVIACDGIWDCQSSQAVVEFVRRGIAARQDLDKICENMMDNCLASNSETGGVGCDNMTMIIIGFLHGKTKEQWYDEIAKRVADGDGPCAPPEYAEFRGPGVHHNYEDSDSGYDLDQESGGKFSLSGSRGRIIFLGDGTEVLTGADDTEMFDNADEDKDLPSQISKNPKESEAKEDSESKPAPESASAPAEKKQDEKAPEESKKD; encoded by the exons ATGGGTCAGACCCTCTCGGAGCCCGTCGTCGAAAAG ACTTCCGAAAAAGGCGAGGATGACCGACTCCTCTACGGCGTCTCAGCCATGCAAGGCTGGCGCATTAGCATGGAAGATGCCCACACGGCTGAGCTGAACCTACCCGCACCTGACAACGACACCAAGACGCACCCTGACCGGCTGGCATTTTTCGGAGTCTATGACGGACACGGAGGAGACAAAGTCGCATTGTTCGCAGGCGAGAATATCCACAACATCGTATTCAAACAAGATTCTTTCAAGACCGGCAACTATGCTCAGGGCCTCAAGGACGGCTTCCTTGCAACGGATCGGGCTATTCTCAACG ACCCCAAGTACGAGGAAGAAGTTTCTGGCTGCACCGCTTGCGTTTCCCTGATCGCTGGAAACAAGATCTATGTC GCAAACGCCGGTGACTCTCGAGGTGTGCTGGGCATCAAGGGCCGAGCCAAGCCCCTATCTAACGACCACAAGCCTCAGCTTGAAA CGGAGAAGAACCGAATCACAGCGGCAGGCGGCTTCGTCGACTTTGGCCGTGTCAACGGTAACCTGGCACTGTCGCGTGCCATCGGCGACTTCGAATTTAAGAAGAGCGCCGAGCTCTCCCCCGAAAATCAAATCGTTACCGCTTACCCCGATGTCGAGGAGCACGATCTcacagaggaggatgaatTTTTGGTCATTGCTTGTGATG GTATCTGGGATTGCCAGTCTTCCCAGGCTGTTGTCGAATTCGTGCGACGAGGCATTGCTGCCAGACAAGACCTTGACAAGATTTGCGAGAACATGATGGACAATTGCCTTGCATCAAACTCAGAAACCGGCGGTGTTGGCTGCGACAACATGACCATGATCATCATTGGTTTCTTGCACGGCAAGACCAAGGAGCAGTGGTACGATGAAATTGCCAAGAGAGTGGCTGACGGTGATGGCCCTTGTGCTCCCCCGGAATATG CGGAGTTCCGCGGCCCAGGAGTCCACCACAACTACGAGGACAGCGACAGCGGCTATGATCTTGACCAGGAGAGCGGCGGCAAGTTTAGCCTCTCGGGATCCCGTGGTCGGATCATCTTCCTTGGCGACGGCACAGAAGTCCTGACCGGAGCTGACGACACAGAGATGTTTGATAACGCTGACGAGGACAAGGATCTTCCCAGCCAGATTTCAAAGAACCCTAAAGAGTCTGAGGCCAAGGAAGATTCAGAGTCCAAGCCAGCGCCCGAGTCAGCGTCTGCACcggcggagaagaagcaagacgaGAAGGCACCCGAGGAGAGTAAGAAGGATTAG
- a CDS encoding uncharacterized protein (TransMembrane:1 (n4-14c19/20o454-476i)~SECRETED:SignalP(1-19)): MASLFAVLFTLRLLETAWAEPAPSYPFNAQLPPAARIDRLFSYSFSPNTFTSNSNITYSLGHHPSWLSLEKGGRRLYGTPKDDDIPAGEVVGQQFDLIATDSIGSASMNATIVISRNPPPSVKIPISQQMDSLGQFSAPSSLLSYPSTDFRYTFDLNTFGAGKNFSYYASTNDSTPLPAWITFDKQTLTFSGRTPAFESLVQPPQKFDFNLVASDIVGFSGTALSFAIVVGSHKLTTDHPVIQLNATRGSKISYDGLTKGIQLDNKAIEPSSLNVSTENMPSWLSLDPTTLLVEGTPTSNDESASFTIIIHDSFADVLNIHVRADVGTGLFQSNLQRDIEIQPGDEFNLDLSSYFRDPKDIDLKVDLDPEPGWLHVDGLKISGNAPKTAKGKFKMSLKATSKSNGLSESEVLQAAFLSPDKATSSSGSHASNSTMPAGMSSEDGPPHRMNTTDILLATLLPILFLTFAIMLIVCVMRRRRHRRTYISSAKHRPKISDPIRFTLRNNESDEETIYHVEKTIGSKRSNTQLQLFKKGNGIFAEVASQISSRSKRSGTLRGVSIPRRTPTAPMASGARPATARSVSPLDDEDQASWFTVERTTASGRSHKATDSCHSDTTLPEAAQLYLPTSSFLTEAGGSAFRSGLDLTLPSFDDLANIQPMSVAPHNVSSERAVSGAFSATTSSSAALPSVLSTVQDIQEPFDPSLVSRAKEPANKPLTKEKEPATETKADGEAAESISELKQPSQARLSSHKWLSRRGSSWMNTASISNRAKSFQTEPSFGSNENWRALAQRDPSIAYLELVDETPFLPSRSASRTNVSQLEERRSLELMSPSKWGEDERKSTIRPMRSTSAISAVSEGGTSSVFGEREAATWKREASAAKVSERSFKMFI, from the coding sequence ATGGCTTCGCTCTTCGCGGTTCTCTTTACTCTTCGCCTCCTAGAGACTGCTTGGGCTGAGCCTGCACCCTCATATCCTTTCAACGCACAACTCCCTCCTGCCGCCAGAATAGATCGGCTCTTCTCGtactctttctctccaaatACATTTACATCCAATTCCAATATCACCTACAGTCTAGGCCATCATCCAAGCTGGCTATCTCTCGAGAAAGGCGGCCGACGTCTGTATGGGACGCCAAAAGATGACGATATCCCTGCGGGAGAGGTCGTAGGCCAGCAGTTTGATCTTATTGCGACGGATAGTATCGGTTCGGCCTCTATGAATGCTACTATTGTAATATCACGCAATCCGCCACCCTCAGTAAAAATACCTATTTCACAGCAGATGGACAGCCTGGGACAATTTTCAGCCCCGTCTTCGCTCTTATCCTACCCATCAACCGATTTTCGGTATACTTTTGACCTGAATACGTTTGGTGCTGGGAAAAATTTCAGCTATTACGCTTCGACTAATGATAGCACTCCTTTGCCAGCATGGATCACATTCGATAAGCAAACGCTGACCTTCTCCGGGAGGACTCCAGCTTTTGAGTCCTTGGTCCAACCTCCGCAGAAGTTTGATTTTAATCTCGTCGCCTCTGATATTGTGGGGTTCTCGGGAACTGCTCTCTCATTTGCTATTGTGGTCGGCAGCCACAAACTTACTACGGATCACCCCGTCATTCAGCTGAATGCTACAAGAGGCTCCAAGATTAGCTATGATGGACTGACCAAAGGGATCCAGCTGGACAACAAAGCTATCGAACCTAGCTCCCTTAATGTGTCGACTGAGAATATGCCCTCTTGGCTGTCTTTAGATCCGACGACGCTACTCGTGGAAGGAACGCCGACAAGCAACGATGAGTCCGCCAGTTTTACAATCATCATTCATGATTCATTTGCAGATGTTCTGAATATTCACGTCCGAGCTGATGTGGGCACTGGTTTATTTCAGTCAAACCTCCAAAGGGATATCGAAATCCAGCCTGGAGATGAATTTAACCTTGACCTCTCGTCATATTTCCGCGACCCTAAGGATATAGACCTCAAAGTTGATCTGGATCCCGAACCGGGCTGGCTACATGTTGATGGGCTCAAAATATCAGGCAATGCCCCCAAAACGGCAAAAGGCAAATTCAAAATGTCACTCAAAGCTACGTCGAAAAGCAATGGTCTCAGCGAATCAGAGGTATTGCAAGCCGCCTTTCTCTCGCCAGACAAAGCGACGTCGTCCTCCGGTTCTCATGCATCAAATTCCACGATGCCGGCTGGCATGAGTTCCGAAGATGGCCCCCCTCACCGTATGAATACAACCGATATTCTCCTGGCTACTCTTTTACCGATTCTGTTCCTCACCTTTGCCATAATGCTCATTGTATGCGTCATGCGCAGAAGACGGCATCGTCGAACTTATATCTCGTCAGCAAAGCATCGGCCCAAGATATCAGACCCAATACGCTTTACACTGCGCAATAACGAGTCAGACGAGGAAACAATCTACCACGTAGAGAAGACTATAGGCTCCAAAAGATCCAACACGCAGCTACAGCTATTCAAGAAAGGCAATGGTATCTTTGCAGAGGTGGCATCACAAATATCATCAAGGTCAAAAAGATCGGGTACTTTGCGCGGTGTTTCCATACCCAGGCGTACTCCTACAGCGCCAATGGCATCGGGAGCTCGGCCTGCCACGGCTAGGAGCGTTAGTCCgctggacgacgaagatCAAGCCTCATGGTTTACCGTAGAGAGAACCACAGCTAGCGGGCGAAGCCATAAGGCAACAGACAGCTGCCATTCAGACACGACCTTGCCCGAAGCCGCTCAGTTGTATTTGCCCACATCAAGTTTCCTCACAGAAGCTGGGGGGAGTGCATTTAGGAGCGGACTAGATCTTACGCTGCCGTCCTTTGATGATTTGGCCAATATACAGCCCATGTCCGTTGCACCTCACAACGTTTCAAGCGAGCGAGCTGTCTCGGGGGCCTTTTCGGCTACAACGTCCAGTTCTGCCGCGTTGCCGTCAGTCCTTTCGACAGTTCAAGACATTCAAGAGCCATTTGACCCCAGCCTTGTTAGTCGAGCGAAAGAACCCGCCAATAAGCCTCTCacgaaggaaaaggagcccGCCACAGAAACAAAGGCAGATggcgaagcagctgaaagcaTCTCAGAGCTAAAACAGCCCAGCCAAGCGCGACTTTCGAGCCACAAATGGCTCAGCCGCCGCGGTTCTTCTTGGATGAACACAGCCTCTATATCAAATAGAGCCAAGAGCTTCCAAACAGAGCCATCATTTGGATCAAACGAGAACTGGCGCGCGCTCGCCCAACGAGATCCAAGCATAGCATACCTAGAGCTCGTAGACGAGACGCCTTTCCTCCCGTCCAGATCGGCATCGAGAACAAACGTGTCACAGCTAGAAGAGCGACGGAGCCTGGAGCTCATGTCGCCAAGCAAATGGGGCGAGGATGAGAGGAAGAGCACGATACGGCCCATGAGGTCCACGAGTGCGATATCTGCGGTGAGCGAGGGTGGTACGTCGTCTGTGTttggggagagagaggcggcgacctggaagagagaagcttCGGCTGCTAAAGTGTCAGAGAGGAGCTTCAAgatgtttatataa
- a CDS encoding uncharacterized protein (EggNog:ENOG41~SECRETED:SignalP(1-17)), with translation MKTFTVASAFLVAAAAAKPHHGRHAHHHAARDAVVTEIEWHTEYVTQTEIIDSTTTYLVQDGKTTPVAAPTSSGLAASAGEFLEPSSSTAPSSSTTPAVPTTSSQAPPPPPPTTAAASSSSVFTPPPPPPQTSSQVSVQAVPPPAPSSSSAAPPPPPASTPSPSPSPSPSPSQPAAGGSSGSSSGSSFHGDITYYTVGLGSCGVDNTGDDTTQNLVAINWEQMGAQSNGNPMCGKTITISAGGKTTTALVVDKCMGCASGSIDVSEKVFTDLFGSLTAGRAPCSWSFN, from the coding sequence ATGAAGACCTTTACCGTTGCTTCTGCCTTCCTCGTTgcggccgctgccgccaagcCTCACCACGGCCGCCACGCTCACCACCACGCTGCTCGTGATGCCGTCGTGACCGAGATCGAGTGGCACACGGAGTACGTCACCCAGACTGAGATTATCGACTCTACCACCACCTACTTGGTCCAGGACGGCAAGACCACTCCTGTTGCGGCTCCCACCAGCAGCGGCcttgctgcctctgccggcGAGTTCCTTGAGCCTTCGTCTTCCACCGCTCCCAGCTCCTCGACCACTCCCGCTGTTCCTACTACCAGCAGCCAggcgcctcctcctcctcctccgacCACTGCTGCggcctcgtcttcgtccgtCTTcacgccgccgcctcctcctccccagaCCTCTTCTCAGGTCTCGGTCCAGGCTGTGCCTCCTCCCGCGCCCTCAAGCTCCTCTgcggctcctcctcctcctccggctTCGACTCCTAgcccctctccttctccctctcctagCCCCAGccagcctgctgctggtggcagcagcggaagcagcagcggcagcagcttccaCGGCGACATCACCTACTACACTGTCGGCCTCGGCTCTTGCGGTGTCGACAACACTGGCGATGACACCACCCAGaacctcgtcgccatcaactGGGAGCAGATGGGTGCTCAGTCCAACGGCAACCCCATGTGCGGCAAgaccatcaccatcagcgCTGGCGGCAAGACCACCACCGCCCTCGTCGTCGACAAGTGCATGGGCTGTGCCTCCGGCTCCATCGATGTCAGCGAGAAGGTCTTCACCGATCTCTTCGGCAGCCTTACCGCCGGCCGTGCTCCTTGCAGCTGGTCTTTCAACTAA
- a CDS encoding uncharacterized protein (EggNog:ENOG41) — protein sequence MAAYASTSGIVPAQLGFLALFNPSLGQTDETVDDQIVYYASVSTQSSSRRRRRARTRPTDGISQEERHERLRQIGLAQGMVNFGRGFSDGAAVDVIDTEKSRVIAHELEPGWWILASIDLNKVPLPPRLPTKTGEQQEERYEYSTREMKPATLLLRDLLRAHSIFLLHHGSSLSALFVRHRRVKFIALLSRYWDLFLSTWNVMLHGNPARDIFGGINVAASGELGVGVGEEDRGSGEREVLEGLVSRVEGLVDLVVSRFGSDDVESEPGKSNKTEVEPWLGSGKEPRAEDGAIFLGTGALSRKSLRDVTNWMEDLYTWGEHAYGVIESPTSTRRARGKKSSSKVVVPDDIQHPKDDAALKATEPAEESVPSTSDVQDAQPKASEGEQSQAAQEPEAGRLDKMVSYLTLGYGSYWSFPGAGGNSSEAADQQQAAANGKPNATGAPDSRPKLLKRPSSMASGHYLIGLRGDIEDEEIAENDPEGALVSDDPDGDENNSRTVLRTLHVELESSSATENRLDSAIVRDFEHPANPLTSSQEVGNMLPNYASHDANMAGKLRVVVYVNKPFIFTFLFRLRTDSLAWDTLYRSLHYQLSPLRKPLLASTKYRPERPDAGPVTSHIQDLVWDPPSLTVHSSIPNIPDFFPDPAAASSPSPSPAWSRADAVSTHLHLLNIYAATRSRITNLERTQKTNRGWWIVWTRVLQRTAATPSTTHTATAALPLSTIHESASSSSLNSNSHASNHEEEEAALESKAPLSHRSSSSSASSHSPPPIVDKEIFLIRRASDHIGFRIASDEGASGGGEGMGRLAQGIGVDTRRYIEELLTLL from the exons ATGGCTGCTTATGCTTCCACGAGCGGCATTGTGCCCGCGCAGCTGGGCTTCCTGGCCCTGTTCAATCCTTCGCTGGGCCAGACAGATGAGACAGTTGACGACCAGATCGTTTACTATGCCTCTGTTTCTACACAGAGCTCCAGCCGCCGACGCAGGCGGGCGCGCACGAGACCGACAGATGGCATCTCCCAAGAGGAGCGCCACGAGCGGCTGCGACAGATTGGCCTCGCCCAAGGAATGGTCAACTTCGGCCGCGGTTTCTCTGATGGAGCTGCGGTAGATGTCATCGACACAGAGAAGTCGAGGGTGATTGCCCATGAGCTGGAGCCGGGATGGTGGATTCTTGCG AGCATCGACCTGAATAAGGTGCCTCTCCCTCCAAGGCTACCTACCAAGACTGGAGAGCAACAGGAGGAGAGATATGAGTATTCGACCCGGGAGATGAAGCCGGctacgctgctgctgagggaTCTGTTGCGTGCGCacagcatcttcctcttgcATCATGGATCATCACTAAGCGCCTTGTTTGTGCGACATCGCCGAGTCAAGTTCATCGCGCTGCTAAGCCGCTACTGGGACCTGTTTCTATCTACCTGGAACGTCATGCTGCACGGAAACCCTGCAAGAGACATTTTCGGCGGCATCAACGTTGCTGCCTCTGGAGAGCTCGGGGTAGGGGTTGGTGAAGAAGACAGAGGAAGCGGTGAAAGAGAGGTGCTCGAGGGCTTGGTCAGCCGAGTGGAAGGCCTTGTTGATCTTGTCGTCTCAAGATTCGGGTCTGACGATGTCGAATCAGAGCCCGGCAAGTCGAATAAGACGGAGGTAGAGCCATGGCTTGGCAGCGGCAAGGAGCCTAGAGCTGAAGACGGCGCCATATTCCTTGGGACGGGGGCGTTATCACGAAAGTCTCTACGGGACGTGACAAACTGGATGGAAGATCTGTATACCTGGGGCGAGCACGCATATGGTGTCATAGAGAGTCCAACCTCAACACGGCGCGCTCGAGGCAAGAAGTCGTCTTCAAAGGTGGTGGTTCCGGATGACATCCAGCACCCAAAAGATGATGCAGCACTCAAGGCAACGGAGCCTGCAGAAGAAAGCGTCCCATCTACGAGTGATGTGCAGGATGCTCAGCCAAAAGCATCGGAAGGTGAACAGAgtcaagcagctcaagagcCTGAGGCTGGAAGACTTGACAAGATGGTCAGCTATCTAACGTTAGGTTACGGATCGTATTGGTCTTTTCCCGGAGCTGGAGGCAATTCGTCAGAAGCGGCCGATCAACAACAAGCTGCCGCTAATGGCAAGCCAAATGCCACAGGCGCACCGGACTCGCGTCCCAAGTTGTTGAAACGACCATCTTCTATGGCTTCTGGCCACTACTTGATTGGCCTCAGAGGGGAcattgaagacgaggagattGCTGAGAATGATCCAGAAGGCGCGCTGGTTTCAGACGATCCTGACGGCGATGAAAACAACTCTCGTACCGTTCTTCGCACCCTCCACGTTGAGCTGGAAAGTTCATCTGCTACGGAGAACCGCCTTGACAGTGCCATCGTCAGAGATTTCGAGCATCCTGCCAATCCGTTGACTTCATCCCAAGAGGTGGGAAACATGCTCCCCAACTATGCCTCTCACGACGCCAACATGGCGGGAAAGCTCCGCGTCGTCGTCTACGTCAACAAGCCCTTCATCTTCACCTTTCTTTTCCGCCTCCGCACGGATTCCCTGGCTTGGGACACCCTTTACCGCTCCCTGCACTACCAGCTCTCTCCGCTGAGGAAGCCCCTCTTGGCGTCAACCAAATACCGTCCCGAGCGCCCAGACGCTGGCCCTGTAACATCCCACATCCAAGACCTCGTATGGGATCCGCCCTCGCTCACCGTGCACTCGTCCATACCAAACATCCCCGACTTCTTCCCCGACCCGGCGGCTGCATCTTCACCGTCTCCTTCACCCGCGTGGTCCCGCGCGGATGCCGTAAGTACAcacctccatctcctcaacATCTACGCCGCGACGCGCTCCCGCATCACCAACCTCGAGCGCACGCAAAAGACAAATCGCGGATGGTGGATCGTCTGGACGCGGGTCCTTCAGCGCACCGCCGCCACCCCTTCCACAACCCACACTGCCACGGCGGCACTGCCGCTATCCACTATTCATGAGTCcgcgtcgtcatcatccctGAACTCGAATTCCCACGCAAGCAaccatgaagaagaagaagctgccctCGAAAGCAAGGCCCCTTTGTCTCATCgctcgtcctcttcttctgcatccTCCCACTCACCTCCCCCCATCGTCGACAAGGAGATATTCCTTATCCGACGCGCAAGTGACCACATTGGCTTTCGTATTGCTTCAGACGAGGGAGCTTCCGGGGGTGGAGAAGGTATGGGCCGGTTGGCGCAGGGGATTGGCGTCGATACGAGGCGATATATCGAAGAGCTGTTGACCCTGCtgtaa
- a CDS encoding uncharacterized protein (EggNog:ENOG41~TransMembrane:2 (i355-377o397-421i)), with the protein MEEIYQKLSVVNLWQGFRNSDEPSFEVIEAWLHHSSGQIHMSRKPVSVKELDDWLPIDETDGEGDTKKSLVLRIALIGCDIKKRILKLSSDVMKTLLKSFDLELAYKYSQSCITNVAAIPPQSNEHQAYSFCYMPKLAAMWAHRRFDVQSPTDRSYLTQGVIFLDESNMLFLSEVFRTPWSALLYESPMFPAFLLTLILSTQIHQGEEKVKLKIRASERCSSTQMPHQGYDKSVMGLFISLAAEADRCAVKLGSLSRKSKMVEKALKFILKNISEQSGHGTSPTSVSAEACQLLKSHVLLLEDRLEMQTVDIEYTLKRVQLQINILAGIISRSDFQATLMLAESQHRDSLSMKTLAIVTMFFLPGSFVSALFSTSMFDWDSVDPSSNGIGVRLLPQFGLYWVITIPLTIITFILFFMWLWITKLRHDAQKKKGDEIKDSYFERISEEEKAELNLTQMARLRNDTGIRLILSSHQQ; encoded by the exons ATGGAGGAAATATACCAGAAGCTTAGCGTAGTAAATCTATGGCAAGGCTTCAGGAATTCAGATGAGCCCTCATTTGAGGTGATTGAGGCATGGCTTCATCACAGCTCTGGGCAGATCCACATGAGCCGCAAGCCTGTCTCTGTCAAAGAGCTAGATGACTGGCTACCTATCGACGAAACTGACGGCGAAGGCGACACAAAGAAGTCGCTCGTTTTGCGAATAGCTCTGATAGGCTGCGATATCAAGAAAAGGATTCTGAAGCTCTCCAGCGATGTGATGAAAACCCTCCTCAAATCATTCGACCTCGAGCTGGCCTATAAATACTCTCAGAGCTGCATCACCAACGTTGCCGCCATTCCGCCGCAGTCAAACGAACACCAGGCGTATTCCTTCTGCTACATGCCAAAGCTTGCAGCAATGTGGGCACATCGCCGCTTCGACGTGCAGAGCCCGACAGATCGGTCATACCTTACTCAAGGCGTGATATTCCTCGATGAATCCAACATGTTGTTCCTCTCCGAGGTGTTCCGCACACCCTGGAGTGCGCTTCTCTATGAAAGCCCGATGTTCCCAGCCTTTCTCCTCACCCTCATTCTCAGCACGCAGATCCACCAAGGGGAGGAGAAGGTCAAGCTCAAGATACGCGCGAGTGAAAGATGCTCGTCGACTCAGATGCCTCACCAAGGATACGATAAAAGTGTTATGGGCTTGTTCATCTCCCTAGCTGCCGAAGCAGATCGATGCGCTGTGAAGCTGGGCAGCTTGAgtagaaaaagcaaaatggTGGAAAAGGCTTTGAAATTCATATTGAAGAACATATCGGAACAAAGTGGCCATGGAACTTCACCCACATCGGTGTCGGCCGAAGCTTGTCAACTGCTGAAGAGCCATGTGCTTCTTTTGGAGGATCGGCTGGAAATGCAAACTGTGGACATAGAGTATACTTTGAAGCGCGTCCAGCTTCAGATCAACATT CTTGCTGGCATCATTTCTAGAAGCGATTTTCAAGCAACTCTGATGCTGGCTGAGTCCCAGCATCGTGACTCACTCTCGATGAAGACCCTTGCCATCGTCACCATGTTTTTTCTCCCAGGAAGTTTTGTTTCTGCCTTATTCTCAACATCAATGTTCGACTGGGACAGCGTCGACCCATCATCGAACGGCATCGGGGTGCGGCTGCTGCCTCAGTTTGGACTGTACTGGGTCATTACTATCCCGCTCACCATCATAACCTTCATACTCTTCTTTATGTGGCTGTGGATAACAAAACTGCGGCATGATgctcagaagaagaagggagatgAGATAAAAGACAGTTACTTTGAACGCATTtccgaggaagaaaaagcagagctGAACTTGACGCAAATGGCTAGGCTACGGAACGACACAGGG ATCCGCTTGATTCTCTCATCGCACCAGCAATGA
- a CDS encoding uncharacterized protein (SECRETED:SignalP(1-30)~EggNog:ENOG41~MEROPS:MER0000432) has translation MSFFSIKVAAGRKVTLFASISSLLLSHVHGQFIPEIDATYSSPPKPFSLSVNPSFIETTRFKVQLGRIANDLGVAPFTDGVSTEMAATLQNYWVNEFNWTSIQEQINKNFTMFTTVVKIDDQNYTEPIPLHFVHHRSNRSDAVPLLFLHGFPGSFLEVGRIISSLTHPPNSSVPAFHVVAPSLPGFGFTPAPVHAGLGPIEVAHAFNALMHQLSYPRYVIQGGDLGSFVLTYQAALHPESVISVLSNLWVPALTAADIARFDANETTPGETAYIRNITAYQRKGAGYLFLQSTQPLMAGHALTDSPLGFALYIFNLMQELGTFYHWSLSEIITWAMMYVIQGPYPATRTYKEFRFADQIVGTDSSGPALFVNVPVGVTQRPQDAGWGVPLDWARRIGNVTALYVHDFGGHFAAYQTPDTLLDDCWRFWGNKSASGVGKSH, from the exons ATGTCTTTCTTCTCGATTAAAGTCGCCGCAGGGCGTAAAGTAACGCTTTTTGCATCCATTTCCAGTTTACTTCTGTCCCATGTTCATGGCCAGTTTATTCCGGAGATTGATGCAACATATTCTTCTCCCCCCAAGCCATTCTCTCTCAGCGTGAATCCTTCATTCATCGAGACAACGCGGTTCAAGGTGCAGTTAGGCAGGATAGCCAATGACCTCGGAGTGGCCCCTTTTACTGACGGGGTCTCGACTGAGATGGCTGCAACTCTTCAAAACTACTGGGTTAATGAGTTCAATTGGACATCCATACAGGAGCAAATTAACAAAAA TTTCACAATGTTTACCACAGTTGTCAAAATAGACGATCAGAACTACACAGAGCCAATACCGCTTCACTTTGTGCATCATCGCTCAAATCGTAGCGATGCAgttccccttctctttctccacGGCTTCCCGGGCTCGTTCTTGGAAGTCGGGCGAATCATCTCGTCATTGACTCATCCGCCTAACTCGTCTGTGCCAGCATTCCACGTCGTAGCGCCGTCTCTGCCCGGCTTTGGATTCACCCCTGCCCCCGTGCATGCCGGATTGGGCCCGATCGAAGTGGCTCATGCGTTTAACGCCTTGATGCACCAACTGTCCTACCCACGATATGTGATCCAGGGCGGGGATCTCGGGTCTTTTGTCCTTACCTATCAGGCTGCTCTCCACCCCGAGAGCGTAATATCTGTGCTCTCCAATCTTTGGGTTCCTGCTCTCACCGCGGCGGATATTGCGCGTTTCGATGCAAATGAGACGACTCCAGGAGAAACAGCGTATATCCGCAACATAACAGCCTACCAGAGAAAAGGCGCCGGCTATCTGTTTCTGCAGTCTACGCAGCCCCTGATGGCAGGCCATGCTTTAACCGATTCCCCCCTGGGTTTTGcgctttatatctttaaccTGATGCAAGAGCTCGGGACCTTCTACCACTGGTCGCTGAGTGAGATCATCACCTGGGCCATGATGTACGTTATCCAAGGTCCTTACCCGGCAACACGGACCTATAAGGAGTTCCGATTCGCCGATCAGATTGTGGGCACTGATAGCTCTGGGCCAGCATTGTTTGTTAATGTCCCAGTTGGTGTTACACAACGCCCACAGGATGCCGGATGGGGCGTTCCCCTGGACTGGGCGCGTAGGATAGGCAACGTCACCGCGCTATATGTGCATGACTTTGGGGGCCACTTCGCAGCGTACCAGACACCTGACACACTGCTAGATGACTGTTGGCGCTTCTGGGGAAATAAAAGCGCATCTGGCGTAGGGAAAAGTCACTAA